One segment of Carya illinoinensis cultivar Pawnee chromosome 13, C.illinoinensisPawnee_v1, whole genome shotgun sequence DNA contains the following:
- the LOC122292036 gene encoding beta-glucosidase 17-like isoform X2 translates to MKIIHGSLLLWYLLLPLTSFLGSTLGLNRTDFPSGFIFGAASSAYQYEGAAYQDGKGSSIWDTFTSLHPEKIADHSTGDMADEFYYLFQEDIALMKEIGLDSFRFSISWPRILPKGKISEGVNQQGITFYNNLINELLYQGLQPFVTLFHWDLPQSLEDEYLGFLSPNIVNDYQDYVDLCFKEFGDRVKFWVTFNEPNDFASGGYATGTEAPGRCSNYIGNCSFGNSATEPYTVGHHMLLSHAIAVKLYREKYQASQKGNIGIVLACYWMVPKFQTVASTDAAFRAIDFMLGWYLHPITFGNYPETMRFLVGNRLPTFSASQSEMLKGSFDFLGVTYYTARYADDSTSYSSVNLSYTTDSHVNLTTEKDGLPIGQPTASGWQYVYPRGLLELLSYINRKFNRPLIYIAENGVNDNASLPIQDALDDSLRINFHHSHLSTLLKAIKG, encoded by the exons ATGAAAATAATTCATGGGAGTCTCCTATTATGGTACCTTCTCCTTCCTCTGACCTCCTTTTTGGGTAGCACTCTGGGCCTTAACCGTACAGATTTTCCATCTGGTTTCATTTTTGGAGCCGCCTCCAGTGCTTACCAG TACGAAGGCGCCGCATATCAAGATGGAAAAGGGTCCAGCATATGGGATACTTTCACCAGCCTACATCCAG AAAAAATTGCAGACCATAGCACGGGGGATATGGCCGATGAGTTTTATTATCTTTTCCAG GAGGACATCGCTCTGATGAAAGAAATTGGTTTAGACTCTTTTAGGTTCTCCATCTCATGGCCCAGAATTCTACCAA AGGGAAAAATTAGTGAGGGAGTGAACCAGCAAGGCATCACATTCTACAATAACCTCATAAATGAGCTCTTATATCAAG GTTTACAACCTTTTGTAACTCTATTTCATTGGGATCTTCCTCAATCTCTTGAAGACGAGTATCTAGGATTCTTGAGCCCAAACATTGT GAATGATTATCAAGACTACGTGGACCTCTGCTTCAAAGAATTCGGTGATAGAGTGAAGTTTTGGGTCACATTTAATGAGCCAAATGATTTTGCTAGTGGAGGGTACGCAACAGGAACTGAGGCACCTGGTCGATGTTCTAACTATATTGGAAACTGTAGCTTTGGGAACTCAGCAACAGAACCCTATACAGTGGGCCATCACATGCTTCTTTCTCATGCAATTGCTGTAAAATTGTACAGGGAAAAGTATCAG GCTTCACAAAAGGGGAACATTGGGATTGTACTAGCTTGTTACTGGATGGTGCCCAAATTCCAAACAGTTGCTAGCACTGATGCTGCCTTTAGAGCCATTGATTTTATGCTTGGATG GTACCTTCATCCCATTACCTTTGGCAACTACCCTGAGACCATGCGATTTTTGGTGGGGAATCGACTGCCGACATTTTCTGCATCTCAATCTGAGATGCTGAAGGGGTCTTTTGATTTCCTAGGAGTAACTTACTACACAGCAAGATATGCAGATGATTCTACATCTTATAGCAGCGTCAACCTAAGCTACACAACAGATAGCCACGTAAATCTGACCA CGGAAAAAGATGGCCTTCCTATTGGTCAACCT ACCGCTTCTGGCTGGCAATACGTTTATCCCAGAGGGCTTCTAGAACTACTTTCATACATAAATAGAAAATTCAACCGGCCACTTATTTACATTGCAGAAAACG GAGTTAATGACAATGCCTCATTGCCCATTCAAGATGCACTCGATGATAGTTTGAGGATAAATTTCCACCATAGCCATCTATCAACTCTTTTAAAGGCGATTAA GGGTTGA
- the LOC122292036 gene encoding beta-glucosidase 17-like isoform X1, producing MKIIHGSLLLWYLLLPLTSFLGSTLGLNRTDFPSGFIFGAASSAYQYEGAAYQDGKGSSIWDTFTSLHPEKIADHSTGDMADEFYYLFQEDIALMKEIGLDSFRFSISWPRILPKGKISEGVNQQGITFYNNLINELLYQGLQPFVTLFHWDLPQSLEDEYLGFLSPNIVNDYQDYVDLCFKEFGDRVKFWVTFNEPNDFASGGYATGTEAPGRCSNYIGNCSFGNSATEPYTVGHHMLLSHAIAVKLYREKYQASQKGNIGIVLACYWMVPKFQTVASTDAAFRAIDFMLGWYLHPITFGNYPETMRFLVGNRLPTFSASQSEMLKGSFDFLGVTYYTARYADDSTSYSSVNLSYTTDSHVNLTTEKDGLPIGQPTASGWQYVYPRGLLELLSYINRKFNRPLIYIAENGVNDNASLPIQDALDDSLRINFHHSHLSTLLKAIKAGVDVRGYFVWSFLDNFEWESGYTLRFGMTYVDYKNGLRRYVKNSALWYKNLLRKEKITRRLPLLYTD from the exons ATGAAAATAATTCATGGGAGTCTCCTATTATGGTACCTTCTCCTTCCTCTGACCTCCTTTTTGGGTAGCACTCTGGGCCTTAACCGTACAGATTTTCCATCTGGTTTCATTTTTGGAGCCGCCTCCAGTGCTTACCAG TACGAAGGCGCCGCATATCAAGATGGAAAAGGGTCCAGCATATGGGATACTTTCACCAGCCTACATCCAG AAAAAATTGCAGACCATAGCACGGGGGATATGGCCGATGAGTTTTATTATCTTTTCCAG GAGGACATCGCTCTGATGAAAGAAATTGGTTTAGACTCTTTTAGGTTCTCCATCTCATGGCCCAGAATTCTACCAA AGGGAAAAATTAGTGAGGGAGTGAACCAGCAAGGCATCACATTCTACAATAACCTCATAAATGAGCTCTTATATCAAG GTTTACAACCTTTTGTAACTCTATTTCATTGGGATCTTCCTCAATCTCTTGAAGACGAGTATCTAGGATTCTTGAGCCCAAACATTGT GAATGATTATCAAGACTACGTGGACCTCTGCTTCAAAGAATTCGGTGATAGAGTGAAGTTTTGGGTCACATTTAATGAGCCAAATGATTTTGCTAGTGGAGGGTACGCAACAGGAACTGAGGCACCTGGTCGATGTTCTAACTATATTGGAAACTGTAGCTTTGGGAACTCAGCAACAGAACCCTATACAGTGGGCCATCACATGCTTCTTTCTCATGCAATTGCTGTAAAATTGTACAGGGAAAAGTATCAG GCTTCACAAAAGGGGAACATTGGGATTGTACTAGCTTGTTACTGGATGGTGCCCAAATTCCAAACAGTTGCTAGCACTGATGCTGCCTTTAGAGCCATTGATTTTATGCTTGGATG GTACCTTCATCCCATTACCTTTGGCAACTACCCTGAGACCATGCGATTTTTGGTGGGGAATCGACTGCCGACATTTTCTGCATCTCAATCTGAGATGCTGAAGGGGTCTTTTGATTTCCTAGGAGTAACTTACTACACAGCAAGATATGCAGATGATTCTACATCTTATAGCAGCGTCAACCTAAGCTACACAACAGATAGCCACGTAAATCTGACCA CGGAAAAAGATGGCCTTCCTATTGGTCAACCT ACCGCTTCTGGCTGGCAATACGTTTATCCCAGAGGGCTTCTAGAACTACTTTCATACATAAATAGAAAATTCAACCGGCCACTTATTTACATTGCAGAAAACG GAGTTAATGACAATGCCTCATTGCCCATTCAAGATGCACTCGATGATAGTTTGAGGATAAATTTCCACCATAGCCATCTATCAACTCTTTTAAAGGCGATTAA GGCAGGGGTTGACGTGAGAGGATACTTTGTATGGTCATTTCTCGATAATTTCGAATGGGAATCTGGTTATACTCTGCGGTTTGGCATGACTTACGTGGATTACAAAAATGGGTTGAGAAGATACGTCAAAAACTCGGCTTTATGGTACAAAAATCTCCTTCGAAAGGAAAAAATAACGAGAAGGCTACCTTTATTGTACACTGACTAG
- the LOC122292036 gene encoding beta-glucosidase 17-like isoform X3: protein MFQEDIALMKEIGLDSFRFSISWPRILPKGKISEGVNQQGITFYNNLINELLYQGLQPFVTLFHWDLPQSLEDEYLGFLSPNIVNDYQDYVDLCFKEFGDRVKFWVTFNEPNDFASGGYATGTEAPGRCSNYIGNCSFGNSATEPYTVGHHMLLSHAIAVKLYREKYQASQKGNIGIVLACYWMVPKFQTVASTDAAFRAIDFMLGWYLHPITFGNYPETMRFLVGNRLPTFSASQSEMLKGSFDFLGVTYYTARYADDSTSYSSVNLSYTTDSHVNLTTEKDGLPIGQPTASGWQYVYPRGLLELLSYINRKFNRPLIYIAENGVNDNASLPIQDALDDSLRINFHHSHLSTLLKAIKAGVDVRGYFVWSFLDNFEWESGYTLRFGMTYVDYKNGLRRYVKNSALWYKNLLRKEKITRRLPLLYTD, encoded by the exons ATGTTCCAGGAGGACATCGCTCTGATGAAAGAAATTGGTTTAGACTCTTTTAGGTTCTCCATCTCATGGCCCAGAATTCTACCAA AGGGAAAAATTAGTGAGGGAGTGAACCAGCAAGGCATCACATTCTACAATAACCTCATAAATGAGCTCTTATATCAAG GTTTACAACCTTTTGTAACTCTATTTCATTGGGATCTTCCTCAATCTCTTGAAGACGAGTATCTAGGATTCTTGAGCCCAAACATTGT GAATGATTATCAAGACTACGTGGACCTCTGCTTCAAAGAATTCGGTGATAGAGTGAAGTTTTGGGTCACATTTAATGAGCCAAATGATTTTGCTAGTGGAGGGTACGCAACAGGAACTGAGGCACCTGGTCGATGTTCTAACTATATTGGAAACTGTAGCTTTGGGAACTCAGCAACAGAACCCTATACAGTGGGCCATCACATGCTTCTTTCTCATGCAATTGCTGTAAAATTGTACAGGGAAAAGTATCAG GCTTCACAAAAGGGGAACATTGGGATTGTACTAGCTTGTTACTGGATGGTGCCCAAATTCCAAACAGTTGCTAGCACTGATGCTGCCTTTAGAGCCATTGATTTTATGCTTGGATG GTACCTTCATCCCATTACCTTTGGCAACTACCCTGAGACCATGCGATTTTTGGTGGGGAATCGACTGCCGACATTTTCTGCATCTCAATCTGAGATGCTGAAGGGGTCTTTTGATTTCCTAGGAGTAACTTACTACACAGCAAGATATGCAGATGATTCTACATCTTATAGCAGCGTCAACCTAAGCTACACAACAGATAGCCACGTAAATCTGACCA CGGAAAAAGATGGCCTTCCTATTGGTCAACCT ACCGCTTCTGGCTGGCAATACGTTTATCCCAGAGGGCTTCTAGAACTACTTTCATACATAAATAGAAAATTCAACCGGCCACTTATTTACATTGCAGAAAACG GAGTTAATGACAATGCCTCATTGCCCATTCAAGATGCACTCGATGATAGTTTGAGGATAAATTTCCACCATAGCCATCTATCAACTCTTTTAAAGGCGATTAA GGCAGGGGTTGACGTGAGAGGATACTTTGTATGGTCATTTCTCGATAATTTCGAATGGGAATCTGGTTATACTCTGCGGTTTGGCATGACTTACGTGGATTACAAAAATGGGTTGAGAAGATACGTCAAAAACTCGGCTTTATGGTACAAAAATCTCCTTCGAAAGGAAAAAATAACGAGAAGGCTACCTTTATTGTACACTGACTAG